In Chaetodon trifascialis isolate fChaTrf1 chromosome 6, fChaTrf1.hap1, whole genome shotgun sequence, one DNA window encodes the following:
- the LOC139333074 gene encoding sodium- and chloride-dependent GABA transporter 1 isoform X2: MHCAKQGPKAGVGLATVVISFVFSTYYNVLMSWALYYLFNSFGAPLPWTSCNNTWNAGRNCSSGFTGNNTHMQSASQQFFDHRLLEKTSGIEKAGGLRWELFGYLFAAWVIVYLCIFKGVKSTGKVVYFTAVFPYFILFALLINNVQLPGAKNGILYFVTPVWSKLFEVKVWVNAAAQVFNSIGIAFGSMVSMSSYNKFNNNILRDALIVSFTNSFTSILAGFVIFSAIGYMAHIHNLPVDNIATDGPGLVFVVYPEVLSTMPLFQLWAPLFFFMLLCLGLDSQFATVEVAVTFIKDEFGPEVLRFLKREELLTLLVCIVCFVLGIPHVTKGGIYVFQLMDHYTAVVSLVFLAFFEVVAVCWIFGVPRIALMIKRMQGQTPNIYFRLCWLVLCPMLVLCILTSSIAQYSPARYGTYTYPLWAEWLGWGVSLVSIVWIPLGAIQELYNNKGSFLQRLKTAMTSTIDLDAEDFLPEKQNPASETLFTSVA, from the exons ATGCACTGTGCTAAACAAGGTCCAAAAGCAG GTGTTGGTCTAGCCACAGTCGTTATCTCCTTTGTGTTCTCCACGTATTACAATGTGCTCATGAGCTGGGCACTTTACTATTTGTTCAACTCGTTCGGAGCCCCCCTCCCCTGGACGTCCTGCAACAACACCTGGAACGCCGGCAGAAACTGTTCCAGCGGTTTCACCGGCAACAACACCCACATGCAGTCTGCCAGCCAGCAGTTCTTTGA tCACAGGCTTCTGGAGAAAACTAGTGGCATTGAAAAAGCTGGTGGACTTCGCTGGGAACTCTTCGGCTATCTCTTCGCTGCCTGGGTCATcgtgtatttgtgcatttttaaaggAGTCAAATCTACTGGCAAG GTTGTGTATTTCACCGCTGTGTTTCCATACTTCATCCTGTTCGCCCTGCTCATTAATAATGTGCAGCTTCCTGGAGCCAAGAATGGTATCCTGTACTTTGTGACACCTGTCTGGAGCAAGCTGTTTGAAGTGAAG GTGTGGGTTAATGCAGCCGCCCAGGTGTTTAACTCCATCGGAATAGCGTTTGGCTCCATGGTCTCCATGTCTAGTTACAACAAGTTCAACAACAACATTCTCAG GGATGCTTTGATTGTATCATTTACCAACTCATTCACGAGTATCCTGGCCGGCTTTGTAATCTTCTCAGCTATTGGCTACATGGCGCATATACACAACCTCCCAGTGGACAACATAGCTACAGATG GTCCTGGTTTGGTGTTTGTCGTGTACCCTGAAGTCCTCTCCACCATGCCCCTGTTTCAGCTGTGGGCCCCTCTGTTCTTCTTCATGCTGCTGTGTCTGGGCCTGGACAGCCAG TTTGCCACAGTTGAGGTCGCCGTAACGTTCATAAAAGATGAGTTTGGCCCTGAAGTTCTGCGCTTcctgaagagagaggagctgctgaccCTGCTTGTGtgcattgtttgctttgttctgGGCATTCCTCACGTTACTAAG GGGGGTATCTATGTGTTTCAGCTGATGGACCACTACACTGCTGTGGTTTCCCTGGTGTTCCTAGCTTTCTTTGAAGTTGTAGCTGTCTGTTGGATCTTTG GTGTCCCAAGAATTGCCTTAATGATCAAGAGGATGCAAGGACAAACTCCAAACATCTACTTTCGTCTCTGCTGGCTGGTGCTCTGTCCCATGTTGGTCCTG TGCATCCTGACCTCCAGCATTGCCCAGTACTCTCCTGCTCGCTATGGAACATACACATACCCACTGTGGGCTGAATGGTTGGGCTGGGGTGTCTCACTGGTCTCCATTGTGTGGATCCCACTTGGAGCCATTCAAGAGCTGTATAACAACAAAGGCTCTTTTCTTCAG AGACT
- the LOC139333074 gene encoding sodium- and chloride-dependent GABA transporter ine isoform X1 — protein sequence MEVAEGNPKMPSDERDYVLKPLDVKVVAEKTAETQAQRPTWSGRLEFILASVGYAVGLGNVWRFPYLCYSSGGGAFIIPYLTMLILCGIPLLFMEFAIGQYTRLGPVHAFAKICPLLKGVGLATVVISFVFSTYYNVLMSWALYYLFNSFGAPLPWTSCNNTWNAGRNCSSGFTGNNTHMQSASQQFFDHRLLEKTSGIEKAGGLRWELFGYLFAAWVIVYLCIFKGVKSTGKVVYFTAVFPYFILFALLINNVQLPGAKNGILYFVTPVWSKLFEVKVWVNAAAQVFNSIGIAFGSMVSMSSYNKFNNNILRDALIVSFTNSFTSILAGFVIFSAIGYMAHIHNLPVDNIATDGPGLVFVVYPEVLSTMPLFQLWAPLFFFMLLCLGLDSQFATVEVAVTFIKDEFGPEVLRFLKREELLTLLVCIVCFVLGIPHVTKGGIYVFQLMDHYTAVVSLVFLAFFEVVAVCWIFGVPRIALMIKRMQGQTPNIYFRLCWLVLCPMLVLCILTSSIAQYSPARYGTYTYPLWAEWLGWGVSLVSIVWIPLGAIQELYNNKGSFLQRLKTAMTSTIDLDAEDFLPEKQNPASETLFTSVA from the exons ATGGAGGTCGCGGAAGGGAACCCAAAAATGCCATCTGATGAGAGAGATTACGTTCTGAAACCCCTCGATGTCAAAGTGGTTGCCGAGAAGACCGCGGAAACACAGGCGCAGAGACCCACATGGAGTGGGCGGCTGGAGTTCATCCTCGCGTCGGTGGGCTACGCGGTGGGACTGGGCAACGTCTGGAGGTTTCCCTACCTGTGCTACAGCAGCGGTGGAG GTGCCTTCATCATCCCTTACCTCACCATGCTGATCCTGTGCGGCATTCCTCTGCTCTTCATGGAATTTGCAATTGGGCAGTACACTCGTTTAGGGCCTGTGCATGCTTTCGCCAAAATCTGTCCCTTGTTAAAAG GTGTTGGTCTAGCCACAGTCGTTATCTCCTTTGTGTTCTCCACGTATTACAATGTGCTCATGAGCTGGGCACTTTACTATTTGTTCAACTCGTTCGGAGCCCCCCTCCCCTGGACGTCCTGCAACAACACCTGGAACGCCGGCAGAAACTGTTCCAGCGGTTTCACCGGCAACAACACCCACATGCAGTCTGCCAGCCAGCAGTTCTTTGA tCACAGGCTTCTGGAGAAAACTAGTGGCATTGAAAAAGCTGGTGGACTTCGCTGGGAACTCTTCGGCTATCTCTTCGCTGCCTGGGTCATcgtgtatttgtgcatttttaaaggAGTCAAATCTACTGGCAAG GTTGTGTATTTCACCGCTGTGTTTCCATACTTCATCCTGTTCGCCCTGCTCATTAATAATGTGCAGCTTCCTGGAGCCAAGAATGGTATCCTGTACTTTGTGACACCTGTCTGGAGCAAGCTGTTTGAAGTGAAG GTGTGGGTTAATGCAGCCGCCCAGGTGTTTAACTCCATCGGAATAGCGTTTGGCTCCATGGTCTCCATGTCTAGTTACAACAAGTTCAACAACAACATTCTCAG GGATGCTTTGATTGTATCATTTACCAACTCATTCACGAGTATCCTGGCCGGCTTTGTAATCTTCTCAGCTATTGGCTACATGGCGCATATACACAACCTCCCAGTGGACAACATAGCTACAGATG GTCCTGGTTTGGTGTTTGTCGTGTACCCTGAAGTCCTCTCCACCATGCCCCTGTTTCAGCTGTGGGCCCCTCTGTTCTTCTTCATGCTGCTGTGTCTGGGCCTGGACAGCCAG TTTGCCACAGTTGAGGTCGCCGTAACGTTCATAAAAGATGAGTTTGGCCCTGAAGTTCTGCGCTTcctgaagagagaggagctgctgaccCTGCTTGTGtgcattgtttgctttgttctgGGCATTCCTCACGTTACTAAG GGGGGTATCTATGTGTTTCAGCTGATGGACCACTACACTGCTGTGGTTTCCCTGGTGTTCCTAGCTTTCTTTGAAGTTGTAGCTGTCTGTTGGATCTTTG GTGTCCCAAGAATTGCCTTAATGATCAAGAGGATGCAAGGACAAACTCCAAACATCTACTTTCGTCTCTGCTGGCTGGTGCTCTGTCCCATGTTGGTCCTG TGCATCCTGACCTCCAGCATTGCCCAGTACTCTCCTGCTCGCTATGGAACATACACATACCCACTGTGGGCTGAATGGTTGGGCTGGGGTGTCTCACTGGTCTCCATTGTGTGGATCCCACTTGGAGCCATTCAAGAGCTGTATAACAACAAAGGCTCTTTTCTTCAG AGACT
- the limk2 gene encoding LIM domain kinase 2: MEEAEGTDGCYCAGRGGKIQDSFHMKVLQDTWHNACFQCSVCCDHLTNWYYEKDGKLYCRKHYWEKFGELCHGCSLLMTGPAMVAGEHKYHPECFVCLSCKVVIEDRDTYALVERSKLYCGKCYKQVVLTPMLEKRSHDSVLDSLPHTVTLISMPSAANGKRGLSVSVLRDVNGSASVQVKEVRGMLISPEVRNAIHVGDRILEINGLPVGTLMEEEVDDLIHRTSHTLQLLIEYDPVRQRLDRLRLGSPRTTLGVPATSRMRLSSPSDAVLERTDVVDEGTLKRRSLRRSNSICKSPGPNSPKETLFVTRDIGRSESLRSSSSCSHRIFRPCDLIHGEILGKGFFGQAIKVTHKATGEVMVMKELIRCDEETQKTFLKEVKVMRSLDHPHVLRFIGVLYKDKRLNLITEFIEGGTLKDFIRDTDPFPWEQRVSFAKSIASGMAYLHSMSIIHRDLNSHNCLVKLDNTVVVADFGLSRLIVEDKVKPLPEKSTKKRVFRRVDRKKRYTVVGNPYWMAPEMLNGKRYDEKVDIFSFGIVLCEIIGKVYADPECLPRTLDFGLNVGKFVEKFLPDDCPPAFFPLTVACCDLTPDNRPPFQKLEDWFEALSLNQELGIPLPAELDELHQSLSRLHWPKDVSPAQSTEQSTSPTPASADSSSLTENGS, translated from the exons ATGGAGGAAGCAGAAG GTACAGATGGTTGTTACTGTGCGGGCCGTGGAGGAAAAATTCAAGACTCGTTTCACATGAAAGTCCTCCAAGACACCTGGCACAACGCCTGCTTTCA GTGTTCTGTGTGCTGTGACCACCTGACTAACTGGTACTACGAGAAGGATGGCAAGCTGTACTGTCGCAAACACTACTGGGAGAAGTTCGGAGAGCTCTGTCACGGCTGCTCTCTGCTCATGACTGGACCTGCCATG GTGGCCGGAGAACACAAGTATCACCCTGAgtgctttgtgtgtctgagctgcAAGGTGGTGATTGAGGACAGGGATACCTACGCCTTAGTCGAGCGATCAAAACTCTACTG TGGAAAGTGCTACAAGCAGGTGGTCCTTACACCCATGTTGGAAAAGCGCTCACACGACTCGGTCCTCGACTCCCTCCCCCACACGGTGACCCTCATCTCGATGCCCTCTGCAGCCAACGGCAAGAGGGGCCTCTCCGTGTCAGTGCTGAGGGACGTCAACGGATCAGCGAGTGTCCAAGTCAAAGA AGTCAGAGGGATGCTGATTAGTCCAGAGGTGCGAAATGCCATCCACGTCGGGGACAGGATCCTGGAGATCAATGGCCTTCCTGTCGGGacactgatggaggaggag GTGGACGATCTCATTCACCGCACCAGTCACACGCTGCAGCTGCTCATCGAGTACGACCCCGTCAGGCAGCGTTTAGACCGGCTCAGGCTGGGATCACCCAGAACCACTCTGGGAGTCCCGGCCACGTCCCGCATGCGTCTGTCCTCACCTTCTGACGCGGTCCTGGAGAGAACCGATGTGGTTGACGAGGGCACGCTGAAAAGGAGGTCTTTGAG GCGCAGTAACAGCATTTGTAAGTCACCCGGGCCAAATTCCCCGAAAGAGACGCTTTTCGTCACACGAGACATCGGCCGCTCTGAGTCCTTGAGATCCTCCAGTAGCTGCTCTCATCGCATCTTCCGCCCGTGTGACCTCATCCATGGAGAGATCTTAGGAAAAGGCTTCTTCGGACAGGCGATCAAG GTCACTCATAAAGCCACAGGAgaggtgatggtgatgaaggagcTGATTCGGTGTGACGAGGAGACCCAGAAGACTTTCCTGAAGGAG GTCAAAGTGATGCGAAGCCTGGATCATCCCCATGTCTTGAGGTTCATTGGCGTGCTGTACAAGGACAAGAGACTCAATTTGATAACTGAGTTTATCGAGGGAGGCACCCTGAAAGATTTCATCAGAGACACG GACCCGTTTCCATGGGAGCAAAGGGTGAGCTTTGCAAAGAGCATCGCTTCTGGCATG gCGTACCTTCACTCCATGAGCATCATACACAGAGACCTCAATTCTCACAACTGCCTGGTTAAACTG GACAACACTGTGGTCGTCGCTGACTTTGGACTGTCCCGGCTCATCGTAGAGGACAAAGTTAAGCCTCTGCCTGAAAAATCTACCAAGAAGAGGGTGTTCAGGCGTGTCGACCGAAAGAAGCGCTACACTGTCGTGGGAAACCCATACTGGATGGCTCCAGAGATGCTAAATG GTAAACGCTATGACGAGAAGGTGGACATTTTCTCCTTTGGAATTGTGCTTTGTGAG ATCATTGGAAAAGTCTATGCAGACCCTGAGTGCCTCCCCAGGACTCTGGACTTTGGCCTGAACGTTGGAAAGTTTGTGGAGAAGTTCCTCCCTGACGACTGTCCGCCAGCTTTCTTTCCACTAACCGTGGCCTGCTGTGACCTCACCCCAGACAACCG tCCACCTTTCCAGAAGCTGGAGGACTGGTTTGAAGCTCTGTCCCTCAACCAGGAGCTGGGGATCCCCCTGCCAGCCGAACTGGACGAACTGCATCAGAGCCTGAGTCGACTCCACTGGCCTAAAGACGTCTCCCCAGCCCAGAGCACAGAGCAGTCGACATCCCCCACGCCGGCCTCTGCAGACTCCTCCAGCTTGACAGAAAATGGCAGCTAG